A region of the Mycobacterium sp. NBC_00419 genome:
GCTCGTCGAAACCACTCCCGGCGCCCCGCCCGACCTCGCCCGTGACATCGAGGCACGGGTGTTGCAGCGCACCGGTATCGCCGTCAGCCATGTCGCACTGGTCGAGCCGGGGTCGCTGCCCAGGACCTCCAGCGGAAAGCTGCGCAGGCTGGATGCCCGCGCGCAGTGGTTGGCAGGCACGCTCCCGCAGGCATCGGTATCCGGGGGGACGCTCTGTTAGCGGCGATCACCCGGCTGGCCATCGACGCCCCGCGGCGCATGATCGTGGTGGCGATCCTCGTCATGGTCGGCACCGCTGTGTTCGGCATCCCCGTTGCCGGAAGGCTTTCCGCGGGCGGGCTCACCGACCCCGGCGCCCAGTCCTCCCAGGCGACCAGAGTCCTCGCCGACACCTTCGGCCAGGGTGACATGCCGCTGCTGATCACGGTCAGTTCCCCCGACGGCGTCACCGGTGGCGCAGCCCGAGCCGTGGGCACCGAGATCGTGCAGGCGCTGTCCCGCTCACCTGTCGTGGCGACGGTGACCTCACCGTGGACCGCGCCGCCCCCGGCGGCGGCACCGTTGATCAGCAAGGACGGCACCATCGGGGTGATCGTCGCCGGCATCACCGGCGGTGACAACGGTGCGCCGAAGAACGCCGACGCCCTGATGAACGAGGTCGTCCACGACCGCGACGGGGTGACGGTACACGCCGGCGGTGAGGCGGTGCTGAAACTGCAGATCACCCAGCAGAGCGAACGAGACCTGAAAATCATGGAGGGCATTGCGATTCCGCTGAGCTTCCTGGTTCTGGTGTGGGTCTTCGGCGGTCTGGTGGCCGCCGCACTGCCGGTTGTGGTCGGCGGCATCGCGATCCTCGGGGCGATGGCCGTGCTGCGGCTGATCAGCCTCGCCACCGACGTCTCGATCTTCTCGCTGAATCTGGCGGTGGCGATGGGGCTGGCGCTGGCCATCGACTACACGCTGCTGCTGCTGAGCCGCTATCGCGACGAACGTGCCGCCGGCACCGACCGTGACACCGCCCTGCAGCGCACGATGGCCGCGGCGGGCCGCACCGTGTTGTTCTCGGCGTTGACGGTCGCCCTGTCGATGGCGGCGATGGTGTTGTTCCCGATCTACGCGCTGAAGTCCTTCGCCTACGCCGGTGTCGCCGTGGTGGCGTTCGCCTCGATCGCCGCGGTGGTCGTGACCCCGGCCGCGATCGTGTTGCTCGGCGACCGCCTCGATGCGTTGTCGCTGCGGCGCCGGGTTCGGCAAGCGCCTGCGGTGCAGGAGGGCCGCTGGTATCGAGTGGCGATGTTCGCGATGCGCGCAGCGGTGCCGGTGGGGCTGGCGGTGGTCGCACTGCTGGTCGCGCTCGGCGCTCCGTTCACCGCCGTCAAATGGGGAGTTCCCGACGACCGGGTGCTGCCCACCACGAGTTCGGCACACGTGGTGGGCGATCAGTTGCGGACCCGGTTCGGGGCCGACCTCGCCACCAACCTGACAGTGGTGATCCCCGACGCCGACGGTGTCACCCCGGCCGCGCTGGACCGCTACGCCGCACAGCTGTCGCAGGTGCAGGAGGTCACCTCGGTGTCCGCCCCCGGCGGAACCTTCGTGGCCGGGGCGCCGTCGGGGCCACCGTCGACACCGACCGCGGCCGCAGGGAGCGAGGCGTTCCTCACCGTCACCAGCGCCACCCCGCTGTACTCCCACGCCTCGGACACTCAACTCGACCGGCTGCAGGCGGTGCCCGGCCCGGACGGGCGGGCGGTGTTGTTCGGCGGCACCGCACAGGTCAATCGGGACACCGCCGCGGCCATCGCATCCCGGCTGGGACTGGTGCTGGCCATCATCGCCGGCATCACCTTCGTGCTGCTGTTCCTGATGACCGGCAGCGTCGTGGTGCCGCTGAAAGCGTTGCTACTCAACGTCCTATCGCTGACGGCCGCGTTCGGGGCGCTGGTGTGGATCTTCCAGGACGGCAACCTCGGTGCGCTGGGCACTACGGCCACCGGAACGTTGGCCATCAGCATCCCGGTGCTGTTGTTCTGCATCGCCTTCGGCCTGTCGATGGACTACGAGGTGTTCCTGGTCTCGCGCATCCGGGAGTACTGGTTGGCCAGCGCGCAGACACCGGCCGACAACGACACGAGCGTGGCGATGGGCCTGGCCCGCACCGCGCGGGTGATCACGGCTGCGGCGCTGATCATGGCGATCACCTTCGCGGCGCTCTCCGGTGCCCAGGTGTCGTTCCTGCGGATGCTCGGTGTCGGCCTGACCCTCGCGATCCTCGCCGATGCCACGCTGGTGCGTACGCTGCTGGTTCCGGCGTTCATGCATCTGATGGGCCGGTCGAACTGGTGGGCGCCGAAACCCCTTGTCCGCCTTCATCAACGCATCGGCATCCGCGAGACGGTGCCGACTGGATCGAACGGGGTCGCTGATGCGTAAGCCCGTCCCGCCCGCGGGGTTGGCCCGGGCGATCGAGTGGACCCGCCATCACCTCCTGCGTGTGCATCAACGGCTGGTCCCGGCGCCGATGTCGATGATGGAACTCATCGTCTCCGGGTGGCCGGCCCAGGCGATCACCGCCGCCGCCGAACTCGGGATCGCTGACGCACTGCACGACGGGCCGCTGCCGCTTGACGAACTGGCCGCGCGGGTCGGTGTGGACGCCGACGCGTTGGGCCGGCTGCTGCGGGCGCTGATCGGCAGAGGTATCTTCCGTCGCCGCCGCGACGGCCGCTACGCGCTGAATGCGCTTGCCGCCACGTTGTGTTCGGATGCACCGATCTCGCTGAAGGGTGCTGCGCTCTTCCAGGGTTCGCAGGAGCAGCGGGAACGCTGGACACTGCTGGCCGATTCGGTGCGCACCGGCGAGTCGATCGTGCCGGCGCTGCGCGGCAAGGACGGCTTCGACTACCTCGACGACATCCCCGAGCACGCCGAGCTGTTCAACAAGACGATGACCGCGCTGGCCCAGATGACGCATGCGGTCGTGGTGGGCAGCTATGACTTCAGCGCCTACCGCACCATCGTCGACGTCGGCGGCGGCCAGGGTGCGCTGCTGGCCGCCGCGCTGGCCACCGCACCCGGGTCACAAGGCATTCTCTACGATCTGCCCTCGGTGGTGGCCGATGCGCCGAAGATCCTGCGCGACAGCGGTATTGCGCAGCGCGTGCAGATCGTGGCCGGCTCGTTCTTCGACAGCGTTCCCGCCGGCGGCGATGCCTACCTGCTCAAGAACATCATTCACGACTGGCCCGACGACAAGGCGCTGGCGATCCTGCGTAACGTCCGCGTGGCGGCCGGCCCGGCTGCCAGGGTGCTGCTGGTCGAGATGGTGGTCAGCGACGACGGCCGCGACGGTCCGCAGAACTGGGTGGATCTGGAGATGCTGATCAACCTCGGCTCCCGCGAGCGCACCGAGGGGGAGTATCGGGAACTGCTGCGGCAGGCCGGGTTCCGGATGACCAGGGTGGTTCCGACCGCCTCACCGCTGCGTGTGGTCGAGGCCGTCGTCGACGAGGTGGCGCTGCACTGATGGGCATCTGATGGGTATCGCCTCGGCGATCGGGCGTGCGATCTGGGCCGGAGTCGACCCGGACGGGATGTTCCGGCGCCACGCCGGTGACACCGGGCCGTTCGTGGTGCGCTTTCCCGGCCTGGGCACGGTGCTGTTCTTCGTGACCGAGGACGCCGCCCGCGACATTCTCACCGCGCCGTCGGCAGTGTGCCGGGCGCCGCTGCCCAACCCGATCGAACCCGTCGTCGGCGAGAACTCCCTGATTCTGCTCTCCGGTGAAGCCCACCGGCAGGCCCGCAGCGTGCTGGCGCCGCCGTTTCGCGGCGAGGTCATGCGCGGGTACGCCGACCTGATCGCCGAGGCCACCGGTCATGCGATCGCCGATCTGCACCCCGGCAACGAGATGCTGGTTGGCCATGTGGCGCAAGCCATCACCCTCGACGTCGTGATCCGGGTGGTGTTCGGTGTGACCGACCCGGCCCGGGCCGCCGAGTACGCAGACGTGACGAGCGAGCTTCTGCAGTCGGGCAGTGCACCGCTGATGCTGGTGCCCTGGCTGCGCCGCGAGATCGCCGGGCGCGGGCCATGGGCACGGCTCGTCGGCGCGCGCCGGCGACTCGACCGGCTGCTGGGCGAGGAGATCAGTGAACGCCACCGCAGCGGCGAACACCGCGGCGACGTGATGGACCTGATCCTGCACGCCACCGACGACAACGGCCAGGTCTTGCGGGACACCGCGTTGCACGACCAGTTGCGCACGATGCTCGCCGCCGGGCATGAGACGACGTCGACGTCGCTGGCGTGGGCGCTGTATCACATCCACCGCGACGAACGGGTGCGCTCCCGCGTCCTCGAGGAACTGACCGCGGCGGCCACACCGGGACAGATCGCCGCGCTGCCGTACCTGGGTGCGGTGATCCAGGAAACCCTGCGCATGCATCCGGCCGTGCCGATCGTCCTGCGCCGGCTCACCGGGGCGCTCACCGTCGCCGGCGTTGCCTGCTCACCCGGCGATATCGTCGGAATCGCGCTTCCCGCATTGCATTTCAATCCGACGCTGTGGGACAGGCCGGATGAGTTCGATCCCACCCGGTTCCTGGACGGCAAGCCGTCGCCGTTTCAGTACGCGCCCTTCGGCGGCGGCTTTCGCCGCTGCATCGGCGCCGCATTCGCCCAGACCGAGTTGGCCGTGGCGATCGGCACGGTGCTGCAGACCCTCGAGTTGCGCCAACCGGCCCGGGAGCGCAATCGCACACCGCCGCGCGCGGTGCCGCGCGGCATCGCCACCAGGCCCAGTCGCGAGATCGTGCTGGAGGTGACGGGTCGCCGTCAGTGACGGTAGGTGGCCAGGAAACGACCGAACCGTTCGATCGCGTCTTCCAGTTCGTCGGCGTGCGGCAACATCGCGATCCGCACGTGGTCGGGCTCAGGCCAGTTCAGCCCCGTGCCGGGGACGAGGTGAATCTTCTCCTGCAGCAACAAGTCCAGGACGAACTGTTCGTCGTCGCGAATCGGATACCTGGCGAGGTCGATCTTCGGGAACGCATACAGCGCGCCGCGGGGCTTCACACACGAGACACCCGGAATCGCGTTGAGTGCCGTCCACGCCCGATCACGCTGCTCGCGCAGTCTGCCGCCGGGCAGGGTGAGATCGCCGACCGGCTGCTCGCTTTCCAGCGCCAGCCGGATCGCATGCTGGGCCGGAACGTTCGCGCACCGGCGCAGTCCGGCCAGCACGGTCAGACCCTCCAGATAGCTCGCGGCGTGGTCGGTCGGCCCGGAGACCGCCAGCCAGCCCGCGCGAAACCCGGCGCAGCGGTAGGACTTTGACAGACCGTTGAATGTCAGGCACAGCAGGTCCGGTGCCAGCGAGGCCGTCGCGGTATGGGTGGCTCCGTCATAGAGGATGCGGTCGTACATCTCGTCGGAGTACACGACCAGATTGTGCTCGCGAGCGATGTCGAGAATGCCGGTCAGCACCTCCGGCGGGTACACCGCGCCGGTGGGGTTGTTGGGATTGATGAGCACGATCGCCCGGGTTCGGGAGGTGACCTTCGCCGCGATGTCGGCGATGTCGGGATACCAGTCCGACGACTCGTCGCAGCGGTAGTGCACAGCGAGCCCGCCGTTGAGGCGCACCGCCGCCGTCCACACCGGGAAGTCCGGCGCCGGGACGAGGACCTCGTCGCGGTACTCCAGCAGCGCGGTCATCGCCATGACGATCAGCTCGGAGGCGCCGTTGCCCACATACACGTTGTCGGCGTCGACCAGGACGTCGCGCTCCCGGTAGTACTCGGCCACGGCTGACCGGGCGGCCGGCAACCCCTTGGGTGCGACATAGCCCGCTGATGCGGCCAGATTGTCGGCAATCACGCGGACGAGTTCGGCAGGCGGGTCGAACCCGAACGGATGCGGGTCGCCGGTATCGAGTCGCATGACGGAGTGGCCCGCCGCTTCCAGCCGCGCCGCGTGCTCAGCGATCGGCCCCGCCATGTCGTAAGACAGGTTCGACAACCTGCTCGCCTGTGCGAACTTCATCCGGATCCTCTCGCCCGCAAAAGTGTGGCAGAAAGCCCCGCTGGCGATGGCGCGTATGACCGTCTCGGTAGCCGGTTCACAGGCGTGCGCTGGTCCATCGGGCTGTTAGCCGCCCGCTCGGGGTGCGAAGATGACCGCGCCAGTGATCGCGACGGGAGGTGAGACGACGGATGAGCGCCTTTCCGGACCGCGCCACGCTGGAAACCGCCCTCGACGTCGCAGCCCGCGCCCCGTCGTTGCGCAACCTGCAGCCCTGGCGCTGGGAGGTCGACGGTCCGGAGGTGCACCTGTTCGCCGACTGGAGTCGCCGGGCCGGTGACTCCTCCGTCGATCGACGCGACGTTCTGCTGGGCTGCGGCGCCGTGCTCGACCACTGCGTGGTGGCACTGGCCGCGGCCGGCTGGCACCCCCGCGTACACCGGTTGCCGGACCGCGGTGACGACAGCCACCTGGCGATACTGGACGTCGTCGAGCAGCCGCCGAGCGATGGGCACCTGGAATTGGCTGCCGCGATCACGAGGCGCCACGCCGACCGCCGGCCCTACGGTGCGCAGCATCTCCCGGCCGCGACGTTGGAGTTGCTCTATATCCGCGCCGCGCGACTCGGGATCGAGTTGGGTGTGGTTCCGCGATCGCGCTGGACTCGGGCCGACGACGGCGCCGTCGCCCTGCGATACCCCCAAGCCGCCGGGGACGAACCCGCCGACGGTGCGGCGTTGCTCGTCGTCGGCACCCGCGAGGACGACGATGACATGCGGCTGCGCGCAGGCGAAGCGCTCAGCCACCTGATGCTGACGGCCACCGCGGCGGGCCTGGCAACCTGCCCGCTCACCGAGCCGCTCAACGACGTCAGAAACTGCTTGGCCCTGGCGTGCGAGGTGTTCGACGGGGCGTCGCATCCGCAGGCCCTGATCCGGGTGGGGATCGCGACGTCCGAGGCCGATCCGCCCTCGGTGACCGAGCGCAGGCCGGTGAACGAGATCACCACGTGGACGGGCAGTTCGACGAAGCAGTCCTAGCCGCCGGCATTCGCCTCGTCGCTACCGAACCACTTCGTCTTGATCATGTCGTAGGTGCCGTCCTCGCGCATCGACAGCAGCGCCTCGTCGACCTGCTTACGCAGCTCGCTGCCGGGGCGGAAGACGATGCCGTAGTCCTCGTTCTTGAAGACCGGCCCGGCCATCTCGGCCGTGCCCGCACCGCCGTGCTGCACGTAGTACTGCAGCACCGGCGCGTCGAACACCACCGCGTCGAAGTCGCCCTTCCTCAGACCGGTATAGCAGTCCTCGATTGCCGTGGCGCCGGTGGCGCTCACCGCGAGGTCGCGCAGGAAATTCGCCGACGTGGTGTTGGCGACGGTGCACACCTTCTTGCCGAAAAGGTCTGAGGGAGATTTGATTTGGGCGTCGAAGCGCTCGACGGTCAGGTTGGCGGTCAGGGTCGCGGTGTAGTAGGCGACGAAGATGATGCTGACGAAGGCCCACAGCACGCCCATCGCCCGCGACAGCCAGTGCCGCGGTGCGTCATCGGGTTGTGCCGCAAGGGTTCCCAGCCCCCAGCCGAAGGCCTGCAGCACCCCGGGGAAGTAGGACTTCGACACCATCGACTCTTCGTGGCGGCGTTCCACCAGCCAGGTGATGTGGGCGGGAATCACCGTGATGACGAATGCCGCACCCAGCCAGACCAGCATCGACCAGGAGAACAGCAGCTTGAGGAAGTCCATCAGCCCGGGTGTGGACTTCTGTGACGCGCCGCTGTGGGTGAGGATCTGCAATCCGGCATTGAGCGTGGGTTGGGAGAAGTCGAAAGTCTGCACCCGGTCGGCGGTGATCGAGATGGCGCTGGCGGCGGCGTCGGCGGCGCCGGTCCTGACGGCGTCGAGTTGCTCGGTCACGCCGTTGACGGTGAGGAAGTTGGTGCTCCAGCCCTGCCGCTTGGCGATCTCCTCCCACAACTCGATGGTGAAGCCGCTCTTCACCCCGTCGTGGGTGGTGACGAACGGGGCCAGATCATGGGTGGCGACGGTGACGGTGCGCGGCTCGGCGCCGGCCGGAGCGGCCAGTGCGGGGAGGCCCGCGATGGCGGCCACCATAACGATGACGCCGGCTATCGCACGCATTCGTGAACCCACTGTCTGGCCCGTCCTCACTGCCGGCTGCTGATGAACAGCGATCACAATAGACGCGGGTGTCAATTTCTGCTCAGGGCGCGTCAATTGGATGGTTGAAACCGATGGCGATCGGGGTACGTGCACTGCATGGCTATCAAGAAGATGTCGTGGACGTCCGTTTTCCTCGCCGGCGCTGCCGCCGCGGCGATCGCAGCGGCACCCTTGGCCGCAGCCGACCCCGCCTGCGTCAACCCCGACGGCACCGCGTGCCCGACCGCCACGGCCGGTCCCGGCGGTGCGTCGGGTGTGATCCCGGGCGGACCCGCCGGTGAGGCCGGTCCCGGCGGTGCCTCCGGAGTGATCCCGGGTGGTCCCGGCGGCGCAGCCGGTCCGGGTGGGGCCAGCGGCTCGATTCCCGGTGGACCTGCCGGTGAGGCCGGTCCCGGTGGCGCGAGCGGTTGCATTCCGTACGTCGGCTGCGCGTCGGTCGGGTAACGCCGGCTGACGTCGGACCCCTGCGGTCGGTGAACGTGACTGATCGCTAGATCGACGCACGGCGTTTTCTCGACGCTGGCCGTCGCGGTTCTGGCACACTCGGCGCGACCATGAGGGAGGCGCCGTGATGACCAGCGACATCCAAGCAGTGCCGTTGTTGTCCCGGCGCGACCGCATCATGCTCGCGGTGACCGCCGTCGCGGCCGGTGCCGCCGGGGCGCTGCACTTCGCCCACGGCAACGCCGTCGTCACCTTCATCGCCGCCGCGGTGGCACTGGCGGCGCTGGCATCGCTGGTCGGCCGTTCGGTGGAGGCGCTGGGAGACCGGCTCGGCCCCAAGGCCACCGGCCTTCTGCAAACGTCGCTGGGCAACCTGCCCGAGCTGTTCGTCATCCTGTTCGCGTTGAAAGCCGGGCTGTTCGACGTCGTGAAGGCCACCCTGGTCGGGTCGATCCTGGCCAACGTCCTGCTGGTACTGGGGGCGGCCTTCGTTGTCGGCGGGCTCAAGCACGGCAGTCAGCGGTTCGCCGCCGACGACTCGCGCACCCTGGGGCTGATGTTCACCCTTGCGGTGTTCATCCTGGCGGTGCCCTCGCTGACCGCGGCTATACATACCCCGGCTGCCACCCACGAACGCATGGTGTCGGTGGTGGTGTCGGTGATCATGCTGGCGCTGTTCGCGCTCTCGCTGCCGGCCGCGCTGTCCCGCTCGGCCAACAAGAGCCACGGATCGCCGATCGCGGCCAACCCGGACTCGGCGGCCGCCGCCAGCAAGGTGGCCCAACACGGTGAGTGGCCGCTGGCGATGGCGATCGGGATGCTCGCCGCCACCGGTATCGGGGCCGCGTTCGTCTCGGAGTGGTTCGTCGCGGCCCTGCAACCGGCGATGGACGCGGCGGGCGTCAATGAGGTGTTCGCCGGCCTGGTGATCGTGGCCATCGCGGGCAATGCCGTCGAGAATGTCGTCGGCATCCAGTTGGCGGCCAAGAACCAGATGGACTACGCGGTCCAGGTGATCCTGCAGTCGCCGGTCCAGATCGCGCTCACCATCGCCCCGATCGTCGTGCTGGCCGCAGGTCTGCTCGGGCAGCCGGAGTTCAATCTGGTGCTCTCCCCGCTGCTGCTGGCCTCGATGGTGATGGCCGCTCTGGTGGCGGTGCTGGTGACCTTCGACGGCGAATCCAACTGGTTCGAAGGCGCGGCGTTGATCGCGCTCTACATCGCGATCGCGACGTCGTTCTGGTGGGGTTAGCGGCTAGGCAGCGCGGGCGGCTTCGGGTCGGGCGGTTCGGGATATCCCGGCGAAGTCGTTCGGCAGCGAGAGCCGGAACACCTTCTTCCACGCCGAGCCGACCTGCTTGACCATCGGGCCGCTGACGTAGGTCAGGCCGTAGCGCTCGAACAACTCCTGGACCTGCGGAGCGATCTCCTGGTAGCGGTTGCTCGGCAGATCGGGAAACAGGTGGTGCTCGATCTGGAAGGACAGATTGCCGGTCATGAAGTGCAGCAACGGACTTCCGTCGATATTGGCCGAGCCCAGCATCTGGCGCAGGTACCACTCGCCGCGGGTCTCGCCGTCGATCGAGGTCTTCTCGTAGGTCTGCACGCCTTCGGGGAAGTGTCCGCACATGATGACCGAGTGCGTCCATAGATTGCGGGCGACGTTGGCGGTGAGGTTCGCCGTCAGGGTCGTCAGCGCGGAGGGCCCCGACAGCAACGGGTGCAGGACGTAGTCGCGGGTCATGTGCCGGCGGATCTTGCGCAACACGCTCTTGCCCTGGCGGACGAACTCGGCCTTGTCCGACCGGCCTTTGAGGAACTTGCCGATCTCGAGGTCGTAGGCGGCGATGCCGTATTGGAATGCGCACGCGTTGATGAAGTTCCACAGCGGCTGACCCAGGTGAAAGGGTGTCCAGCGCTGGCCCTCGTCGACGCGCATGATGCCGTAGCCGAGGTCGTTGTCCTTGCCCAGCACGTTGGTGTAGGTGTGGTGCAGTTCGTTGTGGGAGTGCTTCCACAGCTCTGAGGTGGCGGCGTTGTCCCATTCCCAGGTGGTGGAGTGGATCGTGGAGTCGCGCATCCAGTCCCACTGGCCGTGCATCACGTTGTGGCCGATCTCCATGTTCTCGATGATCTTCGAGACCGAGAGGCCGACGGTGCCGGCCAGCCAGGCCGGCGGGAACAGGGAGAACAGGAGCACCGCGCGGCTGCCGAGCTCGAGCTTGCGCTGGAAGTCGATAACGTTGCGGATGTACTCCGCATCCTGCTCACCGCGGCTGTCGATCACCTGCTGGCGGATGGCGTCGAGGTCGCGGCCGAGCGCGGCGATGTCCTCGTCGGTCAGGTGAGCGATCGGATTGTCTTGTTGGCGTTGGATTGTCGTCATGTCGGAGTCCTTTACAGATCGATGTCGCAGGTGCCCGCTGCCGCGGACACGCAGGTTTGAATGAGTACGCCGTCGCCGGGGGCGGCGGTCGTGATGTCGCCGTTGCGCAGGTCGCGGACGGCTCCTTGTCGAAGCGGTGCCACGCAGCCGAAGCAGATGCCCATCCGGCATCCCGACGGCATGAGGACACCGGCGGCTTCGCCGGCGTCGAGAAGTGTCTGATCACCCGCGGCGTCCAGGACGGTGCCGGACTTGGTGAAGGTGACGGTGCCGCCGTCGCCGGCGCTGATGACGGTGGGACGGAACCGTTCGGTGTGCAGCCGCTCGGCCAGACCGCTGTCGTTCCAGTGCGCTTCGAGTGCGTCGAGCATGCCCGTGGGTCCGCAGGCCCAGGTCTCGCGCTCCGCGAGATCGCCGACGAGAGTGGCCAGTTCGTCGGTGCCGAGCATGCCGTCGGTGTCGGTGTGCTTCTCGATCAGGCGGATTCGGCCCCGACGCGCCAGCGCGCGCAGTTCGTCGGCGAAGATCACGTCGTCGGGTGTGGGTGCACTGTGCACCACGACGATGTCCGTGGCGTCGGCCGGCATGTTGCGCAGCATGCCCATCACCGGGGTGATGCCGCTGCCCGCGGTGAGGAACAAGATCTTGGCAGGCGTCGAGGCGGACGCTGCGGCGGGCAAGGTGAATTCTCCGGCGGCGTGGTCGAGTTGAACGATGGTGCCGACCGTGGCGCGCCGAACCAGATGATTGGAGACCTTGCCGTCGGGGATCGCCTTGACGGTGATGGCGATACAGCCGTCCGGTCGGCCGGCTTGCGAGGTCAGTGAGTAGGCGCGCCATTGGCGGACGCCGTCGACGTCGACACCGACGCGGATGTATTGGCCCGGCGTATGCGCGCGCCAGCCGCGACCGGGCTTGATCACCAGGGTCGCCGCATCGCGGGTTTCGGGATGGATCGCCACGATCCGGCCGCGCAGGCCGATCCCGGAGCGCAGCGGATCGATGACGTCGAGATAGTCGCCGGGCACCAGTGGGGTGGTGACGCGTTCGGCGAGCCGGAGGAATCGGTCGCGCAGCGTGCCCAGCGGGGTGGGTGCTGTGGTTGTCATACAACGACTATCCCGCTCCCTTGGGTATAAAGTCTTGACCTGGAAGGGTGAAGAACGATGAATAGATTGTTCGTGAAGAACAGTTCATGACTGATCCGCAGCTGGGCGGTGACGATCGTCAGGTCGGCGGATTGGCGCTGAACGACCAGGTTGTGGCTGCTTTACGGGCGGGGCTGCCCGAGGTCGCCGAGCGCACTGTGGCCGCCGTCACCGTCGAGGTGCCGAGCTATGCGGACGCCTTCAGCGGCCGGATGGGCCAACGCATCGAGAGCGCTGTGCAATTGGCACTGGGCGCCTTCCTGCAATTGGCCACCCGTTCACCCGACGCTGATCCCGGGCCGCCACTGACTCCCGCATTAGAGGGCGCGTACGAACTCGGTCGCGGCGAAGCGCGGCAGGGACGATCGATGGACGCCCTGCTGGCGGCCTACCGGGTCGGGGCTCGCGTCGCGTGGCGTGAGTTCTCCCGCACCGCCGTCGAGGGCGGACAGCCCCCGCAGACGATCGCACGGTTCGCGGAGTTGGTGTTCGCCTATATCGACGAACTCTCGGCCGCAAGCGTTTCCGGGCACGCCGACGAACTGGCGTCCTCGGATCGTGAGCGACGGCGTGGCCTCGACCGCCTCGCCCAGCAGTTGCTGGCGGAAGCGCCGACCGAGACTCTGCTGGCGAGCGCGGACCTGGTCGGGTGGGTCCCGCCGGAGACCCTGACTGCCGTGCTGGTGCCGGCGGCTCAGATGCGGGGCATCGTCTCCCGTTTCGGGCAGTCCACCCTGGGCCTCGGTGAAGATCTTCCGGGCATCGACGCCGCCGAATCCGTTGTGCTGCTGATGGTTCCGGATGTGCACGGCAGTGGCCGGCCCCGGTTGTTGAGGGAATTGCGGGGGCGACGGGCGGTGGTCGGCCCGGCCCGGCCCTGGACGCGCGTGCACGACTCGTATCGACGAGTTCTGCACGCCCGCGACGTCTTGGCGACCCCCGATGACGACGACGTCGTCGACACCGAGGCGCACCTCGTGGAGTTGGTGCTGGGCGCCGACCGCGAAGCAGCCGCGGACTTGCGGCGCACCGTGCTGGCCCCGTTGGCGCACTTGCGTCCGGGCTCCGCCGAGCGCCTGGCCGAGACGTTGCGGTC
Encoded here:
- a CDS encoding transporter substrate-binding domain-containing protein, with the protein product MRAIAGVIVMVAAIAGLPALAAPAGAEPRTVTVATHDLAPFVTTHDGVKSGFTIELWEEIAKRQGWSTNFLTVNGVTEQLDAVRTGAADAAASAISITADRVQTFDFSQPTLNAGLQILTHSGASQKSTPGLMDFLKLLFSWSMLVWLGAAFVITVIPAHITWLVERRHEESMVSKSYFPGVLQAFGWGLGTLAAQPDDAPRHWLSRAMGVLWAFVSIIFVAYYTATLTANLTVERFDAQIKSPSDLFGKKVCTVANTTSANFLRDLAVSATGATAIEDCYTGLRKGDFDAVVFDAPVLQYYVQHGGAGTAEMAGPVFKNEDYGIVFRPGSELRKQVDEALLSMREDGTYDMIKTKWFGSDEANAGG
- the cax gene encoding calcium/proton exchanger encodes the protein MTSDIQAVPLLSRRDRIMLAVTAVAAGAAGALHFAHGNAVVTFIAAAVALAALASLVGRSVEALGDRLGPKATGLLQTSLGNLPELFVILFALKAGLFDVVKATLVGSILANVLLVLGAAFVVGGLKHGSQRFAADDSRTLGLMFTLAVFILAVPSLTAAIHTPAATHERMVSVVVSVIMLALFALSLPAALSRSANKSHGSPIAANPDSAAAASKVAQHGEWPLAMAIGMLAATGIGAAFVSEWFVAALQPAMDAAGVNEVFAGLVIVAIAGNAVENVVGIQLAAKNQMDYAVQVILQSPVQIALTIAPIVVLAAGLLGQPEFNLVLSPLLLASMVMAALVAVLVTFDGESNWFEGAALIALYIAIATSFWWG
- a CDS encoding fatty acid desaturase family protein, with product MTTIQRQQDNPIAHLTDEDIAALGRDLDAIRQQVIDSRGEQDAEYIRNVIDFQRKLELGSRAVLLFSLFPPAWLAGTVGLSVSKIIENMEIGHNVMHGQWDWMRDSTIHSTTWEWDNAATSELWKHSHNELHHTYTNVLGKDNDLGYGIMRVDEGQRWTPFHLGQPLWNFINACAFQYGIAAYDLEIGKFLKGRSDKAEFVRQGKSVLRKIRRHMTRDYVLHPLLSGPSALTTLTANLTANVARNLWTHSVIMCGHFPEGVQTYEKTSIDGETRGEWYLRQMLGSANIDGSPLLHFMTGNLSFQIEHHLFPDLPSNRYQEIAPQVQELFERYGLTYVSGPMVKQVGSAWKKVFRLSLPNDFAGISRTARPEAARAA
- a CDS encoding ferredoxin reductase, which gives rise to MTTTAPTPLGTLRDRFLRLAERVTTPLVPGDYLDVIDPLRSGIGLRGRIVAIHPETRDAATLVIKPGRGWRAHTPGQYIRVGVDVDGVRQWRAYSLTSQAGRPDGCIAITVKAIPDGKVSNHLVRRATVGTIVQLDHAAGEFTLPAAASASTPAKILFLTAGSGITPVMGMLRNMPADATDIVVVHSAPTPDDVIFADELRALARRGRIRLIEKHTDTDGMLGTDELATLVGDLAERETWACGPTGMLDALEAHWNDSGLAERLHTERFRPTVISAGDGGTVTFTKSGTVLDAAGDQTLLDAGEAAGVLMPSGCRMGICFGCVAPLRQGAVRDLRNGDITTAAPGDGVLIQTCVSAAAGTCDIDL
- a CDS encoding PucR family transcriptional regulator, whose product is MTDPQLGGDDRQVGGLALNDQVVAALRAGLPEVAERTVAAVTVEVPSYADAFSGRMGQRIESAVQLALGAFLQLATRSPDADPGPPLTPALEGAYELGRGEARQGRSMDALLAAYRVGARVAWREFSRTAVEGGQPPQTIARFAELVFAYIDELSAASVSGHADELASSDRERRRGLDRLAQQLLAEAPTETLLASADLVGWVPPETLTAVLVPAAQMRGIVSRFGQSTLGLGEDLPGIDAAESVVLLMVPDVHGSGRPRLLRELRGRRAVVGPARPWTRVHDSYRRVLHARDVLATPDDDDVVDTEAHLVELVLGADREAAADLRRTVLAPLAHLRPGSAERLAETLRSWLLHQGQRDAVAAELFVHAQTVRYRMTQLRELFGDRLNDPRSVLELIVALSIPSVAEPTVAPT